Proteins from a single region of Seriola aureovittata isolate HTS-2021-v1 ecotype China chromosome 9, ASM2101889v1, whole genome shotgun sequence:
- the amigo1 gene encoding amphoterin-induced protein 1, with the protein MLQPAARTGDSLLETLPQWSKRPRWGLFLTLCVALLWPPGAEGSALNCHKTCICASNIVSCSKMNLTTVPTAIPLYTVVLDLSYNEITRLRSEWTPIKLPKLHNLLLSHNGLHFLSSEAFVNVKYVRYLDLSSNNLQQLDEVIFEPLVNLQVLLLYHNQISQIDRSAFVTMGNLQKLYLSQNQISRFPLELVKEKTRLEKLSLLDVSSNKIKILPIDELQVLPAWIKNGLYFHNNPLLCHCDLYTLLAHWYIRKLNSAVDFKDDYTCILPGPQKTKVGVFDLSGDSMNCSTFTEADEEAFLEQTLTLGCDTKHRDMLKTWTMPGNVQVTPGSNQTAKVLQDGSLRISPVKAEDSGTYTCFATSEAFNETIYVVLKVHNFTMNGGGETLNTAYTTLVGCLASVVLVLMYLYLTPCRCFCCPNKGKTRGEDSIHSSMLSVTPTHEDPALKAELNRHVAFIDSKDLQGQNGKLNPNGDEDDDDLDAEAGSLMKGKRKKSVAESISSVFSDTPMVV; encoded by the coding sequence ATGTTGCAGCCTGCCGCCAGAACAGGTGACAGCCTGTTGGAAACGTTACCTCAGTGGAGTAAGCGTCCGAGATGGGGCCTCTTCCTCACCCTCTGCGTGGCCCTCCTTTGGCCTCCGGGGGCGGAGGGATCTGCCCTGAACTGCCATAAGACGTGCATCTGCGCCTCAAACATAGTGAGCTGCTCCAAGATGAATCTGACCACCGTCCCGACTGCTATACCGCTCTACACCGTCGTGCTGGACCTCAGCTATAATGAGATAACGCGGCTGCGATCCGAGTGGACCCCGATCAAGCTCCCGAAGCTCCATAACCTCCTCCTCAGCCACAATggtctccacttcctgtcttcagAGGCATTCGTAAATGTGAAGTACGTGCGCTACCTGGATCTGTCCTCCAACAACTTGCAGCAGCTGGATGAGGTCATCTTTGAGCCTTTGGTCAACCTGCAGGTCCTCTTGCTGTACCATAACCAAATTTCACAGATTGACCGCTCAGCCTTTGTTACCATGGGCAACCTTCAGAAGCTCTACCTTAGCCAGAACCAAATCTCCCGCTTCCCCCTGGAGCTGGTCAAGGAAAAGACCCGCCTGGAGAAACTTAGCCTCCTGGATGTGTCCTCCAACAAGATCAAGATATTGCCCATTGATGAGCTCCAGGTTCTGCCTGCTTGGATTAAAAACGGCCTCTACTTCCACAATAACCCtctgctgtgtcactgtgatCTCTACACACTCTTAGCCCATTGGTACATTCGGAAACTCAACTCTGCCGTGGACTTCAAAGATGACTACACATGTATTCTGCCTGGCCcgcaaaaaacaaaagtaggTGTATTTGACCTCAGCGGTGACAGTATGAACTGCAGCACATTCACGGAGGCAGATGAAGAGGCTTTTCTGGAGCAAACGCTCACGCTGGGCTGTGACACCAAACACAGGGACATGTTAAAGACCTGGACGATGCCTGGCAACGTGCAAGTGACACCTGGAAGCAACCAAACTGCCAAAGTCCTGCAAGACGGAAGTCTGCGGATTAGTCCGGTGAAGGCCGAGGACTCCGGGACCTACACTTGCTTTGCGACGAGCGAGGCCTTCAATGAGACCATCTATGTGGTGCTGAAGGTTCACAACTTCACCATGAACGGCGGCGGAGAGACCCTGAACACAGCGTACACCACCTTGGTGGGCTGCCTGGCCAGCGTGGTGCTGGTGCTCATGTACCTTTACCTGACGCCGTGTcgctgtttctgctgccccaACAAGGGTAAGACTCGGGGAGAGGACAGCATCCACTCGTCCATGCTCAGTGTGACGCCGACCCATGAGGACCCAGCGCTCAAGGCTGAGCTGAACAGGCACGTGGCATTCATAGACTCAAAGGACTTGCAGGGCCAGAACGGCAAGCTGAACCCCAATGGGGATGAGGACGACGATGACCTCGATGCAGAGGCTGGTTCTCTTATgaaggggaagaggaagaagtcaGTAGCAGAGTCCATTAGCTCCGTCTTTTCAGACACGCCCATGGTGgtgtga